The nucleotide window AGCCGCATGCGCCGAGCCGAAGCGCCTCAAACAGGTCCTGTTCCTTATCTGATGCAGTTATTATGAGTGCCCGCGTTTCTGGTAACTTCTGCCTGATATGTGACAGCGTAATAAAGCCGTTCTGGTGCGGCATTGAAATATCTATCAGGATTACGTCTGGCTTCGATTGCAGAGCAAGCATCTCTGCCTCAATACCGTCCCCAGCCTCAGCGACAACTTCTATGTCCGTCTCCTCCTTCATAATACTGATAATACCGTGTCTGACCACGATATGGTCATCCACTACCATCAGGCGTATCTTTTTTGCGTTTGTTATGGCTACCTCCTACCGTTGGCTGATTGTTGCAGCGGAATGCTTATTTTAACATCAGTACCCCTGCCCGGCATGCTGTCAATTTGGACATTCCCTCCAACGGATTCAGCACGTTCCTGCATGATAGATAAACCTTGTCCGTTTCCGGTCATACTACCGGATGGATTTGATAGCTGGTCGAAACCATGTCCGTAATCGCGTATTATCAATAAAACGCGGTTCCTATCAAATGTGGTCCAAATGGAAACCAGATGAGCGCCTGAATATTTTCGGACATTATTCAGAGCTTCCTGGCAAATACGCAGGAGCTGATTTTCAACCGGGGGAGATAAATGAAGTTCATCAATCGTGTCCTCAATATCGAAAGAAATACCGGATTGAGACCTGATATATTCCGTGTATTTTTTTAACCTGGTAGAGATACTTTCATATCCGTGATTGGCGCGTAGAAAAGCCAGTGAATCGCGAGTATCCGTTTGGGCTTGCTCTGCAAGGCGGGCAACCTGGTCTAGTTCGGGAAACTCAATACCCAATTTTGTCATCTTCCGCTGCAGGAGCTGGACTTGCCAGCAAAGGTTGGTGATTGTTTGCACAGCACCGTCGTGGAGTTCATGGGACAAACGCTGTCTCTCTCGCTGTACATTGTCATTAATAATTCGCTTTCTAATGTTAAGGTTTACCAGATAAGGTAGTATGGCCGTCAATACTACTGATATGGCATAAACTCCCAGATAGGTGGATTCAGCCAAAGAAAGAGTCGTCTTGCCCGGAGCTATGAACAAATGGCTGAGTACTAATAGTGAGATCGAAACGATAGCAGTGCCTGCTACTATCCTGGTATCCAATAACAGGGCTGCAAAGATGACAGGGGTTAGAGAATAGAATAGAAAGGGACTCTGAATGCTACCGCTTAGAGCAAACAAAGCGGTACATATCAGAACATCAACGGCTAGAGTCACATATGCCGTAGAGTTTGATGACGGTAAACGATAGAATCTTGTCTTAACAACGGTATAGCTAGAGGCTGCGTAGAAGATGTAAACCAGGAGAATCGGCGGCTGTTCAGGAACGCGATAGAAAAACACTTGAATGCCGGCAATCAGCAGAGCCAGTAGCCGGAAACCAACCAGGAATAATGAAATTTGCAGGAGTACCTTCTTCTCATAGCTGGCGGTGGTATATGCTTTTCCATGCTTGAACTTGTCCAGCGCTGAACCAAGTCTCGAAGAAATGGCAGGATTAGCCCTTAACTCGGACTTTGCAGACGAGGAATCAGGTGTTGTCTTTGCCAGTACATTCATTAGAACGTTTTGCCTCATTTCGAGTCCTCATGAACGATACAAAGAACAGTATGATTCTCTATCTAACAAGATATATGAAATGATGGAATTGGCAATTATGCAAAAGGATGATTCTATAGTAGCTAAAGGACTATTTTCAGCGAGCATAATCAGCAGATTAGTATGTCTCTTCGATTGCTGGGATATGGCCTGCCTTCCGAAAGTGGACTAGTATTGATGTTAGGATGATGCCGGTAGGCGCCGCTTTAACGTGCTGCTGTTGTGGCGGATGGACCGGGCATTCCTGTCGGTACTCGTTGCCGCCAATACCCTGGAAAGGCTCAGGACCTGGGGAGTAGGGCTCAGGTCTTATGCGGAGCCGTGGCTGGATACAACATCTCCATTTGAAGAAGCGCTCTATTACATAACGGTGGCCTATGCTCAACTGGAGAGAGGGATTGGCTCTTTGAAAACGCTGGCTGGCCCTGACGTGAGCCGGAGCATAATGGCCTTGACTGCCTCTTCAATGGCATGGTCGACTACCTCTTCAAGTGCCGCGGGTATTTGAAACACCTCCTCGTAACCCTCGCGCTGCACCTTAGCCACGTGTTCCCCGTCGAAGAACTCGTGCACCTGGCCCACAGTAACAGGGAAGCGGTCTTCGGGCCACAGTCCCGGCAGTGCACATAGAGCCATGAGCCCGCTGTCAACCTGGGTCAACTCAGCCGCCTCCGGCAGGACGACCTCTAGCTCTCTCTCTGTCAGGTCAGTATCACTCGGCCTTGTCCGCCACAGAGTCTGCTAGGACTTGTCCGGGCGAGGCAGGCAGAGGACGAAGTAGCCTTGCTCGCAGCCGAGAGACAGGGTCTCAACGATATCCCTCTGGCGGAGCATCTTGGGTAGGTGAAGGAACTGCGCAAAGGCTCGCACTAGATCGCTGGCACGCCGAGAGGTCTCGCCGGAGCGCCACAGATTGTACGGACCTTCGGGCAGAAGAGCTTTTGCGCTAATCGCCGACTACTGGATGCGACAGCGTCTGTCCTTCTTGATGGTCTCAAACACGGGCTCCTCGCCTGTAGTGACACGAAGGGCCTCGACATCTCCCTTGGCAGAAACGGTGACCACCGTGTTGTATGCCTGTACCAATGCGTCCGGGTCGTTTCCTCGCGCCTGGACCCGAAAGCCCTTCAACAGTGTCTCCCTCATGTCGTCAAGGCCCTCGGCTTCAGGAATGTTGGCTACTTCCTCCCAGGCGAGGTGGTCTCGGACACGATTCCTCAGCAGTTCCATTAGCTGACGTCGTAACTACATTCCGCACGCCAAGAGGTTCGTGAAACATGCCCATAGTTGCTCTATCTTGCCCTGTTTCTGCTCCTAACTCTTGTCCACAGTCATGGTCGGGGTG belongs to Dehalococcoidales bacterium and includes:
- a CDS encoding ATP-binding protein is translated as MNVLAKTTPDSSSAKSELRANPAISSRLGSALDKFKHGKAYTTASYEKKVLLQISLFLVGFRLLALLIAGIQVFFYRVPEQPPILLVYIFYAASSYTVVKTRFYRLPSSNSTAYVTLAVDVLICTALFALSGSIQSPFLFYSLTPVIFAALLLDTRIVAGTAIVSISLLVLSHLFIAPGKTTLSLAESTYLGVYAISVVLTAILPYLVNLNIRKRIINDNVQRERQRLSHELHDGAVQTITNLCWQVQLLQRKMTKLGIEFPELDQVARLAEQAQTDTRDSLAFLRANHGYESISTRLKKYTEYIRSQSGISFDIEDTIDELHLSPPVENQLLRICQEALNNVRKYSGAHLVSIWTTFDRNRVLLIIRDYGHGFDQLSNPSGSMTGNGQGLSIMQERAESVGGNVQIDSMPGRGTDVKISIPLQQSANGRR